The following coding sequences lie in one Eubacterium ventriosum genomic window:
- a CDS encoding energy-coupling factor ABC transporter ATP-binding protein, giving the protein MENIISVSDLSFGYDSKRKVLENINFQLKKGESVGLVGANGVGKSTLLRILVGLNTGFQGDVMVNNIPLEKKNLKTIRKNIGYVFQDADSQLFMSTVFDDVAFAPRNYGMSEAEVNEKTMEALKVVHIEQLKDKQIYKLSGGEKKLASIATILSTEPDVILMDEPSVALDPKNRRNLINILNRLNQAKIIASHDLNMIMDTCERTILLSDGKIIKDGNTKEILLDKELMEESGLELPLGY; this is encoded by the coding sequence ATGGAGAATATAATTTCAGTTTCCGACCTTTCTTTCGGCTATGATAGCAAGAGAAAGGTTTTGGAAAATATAAATTTTCAATTAAAAAAGGGTGAGTCGGTGGGCTTGGTTGGCGCTAACGGCGTTGGAAAGTCTACTCTTTTAAGAATACTTGTTGGTCTAAATACAGGTTTTCAGGGAGATGTGATGGTCAACAATATTCCCCTTGAAAAAAAGAATTTAAAGACTATTAGAAAAAATATTGGCTACGTTTTTCAGGATGCTGACAGTCAGCTTTTTATGTCAACTGTTTTTGATGATGTTGCTTTTGCACCGAGAAATTACGGAATGTCTGAGGCAGAAGTTAATGAGAAAACAATGGAAGCGCTGAAAGTTGTGCACATTGAACAGCTAAAGGACAAGCAGATTTATAAGCTTTCAGGAGGGGAGAAAAAACTTGCCTCTATTGCAACAATCCTGTCAACAGAACCGGATGTTATATTGATGGATGAGCCAAGCGTGGCACTTGATCCAAAGAACAGACGAAACCTAATCAACATATTAAATCGACTGAATCAGGCAAAAATAATAGCTTCTCACGATTTGAATATGATAATGGACACTTGCGAGAGAACAATACTTCTTTCAGACGGAAAGATAATTAAGGATGGTAATACAAAGGAGATTCTTTTGGATAAAGAGCTGATGGAAGAAAGCGGCCTGGAGTTACCGTTAGGGTATTAG